TGACGATGATGGCGCATCATTTCCTCGTCCATCGCGTCATCTTCATGATCCATGGCATCGGGCGCGGCTGGCGCGGCGGATGAGGCATCGGTGGACGGCGTGGAACCAGCGCCACCGGCGGTTGCGTCGGGGGTTGCCGAGGCGGCGTCCGCGGCCTTGTTCTCGGCCTTGTCTCCACAGCCGGCGAGCGCGAGTGCCGCTGCGAGCGCGACACCATATCCAGCCCATTTCAGGTCGATTTTTCGGTTTGTCATGGCATTATCCCTTCCTCGAACTAGTCCGGGTGGCCATCGGCCACCCGGACAAAGTCATTTCGCGTCGCGCAGAATCCGCTGGCAGCGGCCGTGCGACAGGTTCATCGGATTGAAGCCCTGGCGTTTCATCTCGCCATGGTCATGGCGCTGATCGAGCCCCATCTTCTCTTCCATGGCCCGGCAGCTATCGACTTCGGCCTGAGTGGCCCGGGTCGTGACGCAGCCTCCGAGAAGGAGCGCGGGGGTGAGCAACAAAATGGAATATTTCTTCATAAAAATCCCCTATTTTCAATGTTGTAATATGTTCCCCTGCGAACGCTATTTTTTTGGTCTTCGTTTTTCCGCCAAGAATGCGATTATGTTGCAGTCGGAGACCGGCGCCTCTCGCGGGCAATTGTCGGCGAGGTCCTGCAGCACATCCCGAATCTCAGTCAGCTTCCTGACCCGCGTTTCGGCCTCCCGAACCTTGTCGAGCGTGATCGCAAGCACGGCCGCCGCGGTGGCGGTATCCGATGCCTTGAGGGTGAGAAGCTGGCGCGCCTGTTCGAGCGTGAATCCGAGTTCCTGCGACGCGCGAATGAAGTTGAGCCGCTCAAGGTCCCCGTCGCTGTAAAGGCGATAGCCGGCCGCGGTACGGCCCGGGGCCGGTAGCAAGCCCGTCCGCTCATAATAGCGTATCGTATCGCGCCCCACGCCCGCGGCTTCGGCGAGCTTTCCGATCTTGTAGCTTCCCATGACATCCGCTCGCTTGTGCAGGTTGGACCATGGTCCAAGGTCAAGAGACATTCGGCATTGGAGGCGGGCTATTGCCGGTTCATGCCTCCAACGCGGGTCCGACATCCGGGCCACGACGCGGCGTGGTCCTATCCGCGCGCGAGGAGGAGGGGAACATCTCCCCCGGTCCTCGCTCGCGCTACGGAAAGGGCCGGACTCAGTCCTTGCGAAGCTCGACGATATCGTTCTTGGCCAGCTTGCCTTCGGCGATCGTGACATGGGCGAAATGGTCATCGTAAATATGGTCGATGGTCACCTGGCCGACCCGCTTGCGATGGAAGGGAGCAACATTGCCCTTCGATGCCACGGGACCCGGATGCCGGACGTTTCGATAGACTTCGAGCGTCTGGCCGACTTCGGCGCCATCGGCCTTGCCGATGCAGACCACGGTATTGCCCGCGCTGGTCTCGACGATCGAGCCCCGCATGAAGAAACTGTGCCCGATGCCCTGGGCGAACGCCGGGGCGGCCGCGAACATCGAAATGCCTGCCGCCGCGATCATGATGCTTTTCCTGATCATCTTGAACTCCTTCGGGCCGCTGCCCTGACTGCCTGTCGAAGAATCCTGTTCTTCGGCAACAGGACTAGGGTCCAGAG
This DNA window, taken from Sphingopyxis alaskensis RB2256, encodes the following:
- a CDS encoding heavy metal-responsive transcriptional regulator, producing the protein MSDPRWRHEPAIARLQCRMSLDLGPWSNLHKRADVMGSYKIGKLAEAAGVGRDTIRYYERTGLLPAPGRTAAGYRLYSDGDLERLNFIRASQELGFTLEQARQLLTLKASDTATAAAVLAITLDKVREAETRVRKLTEIRDVLQDLADNCPREAPVSDCNIIAFLAEKRRPKK